In Haloimpatiens massiliensis, the following are encoded in one genomic region:
- the cutA gene encoding divalent cation tolerance protein CutA encodes MNFEIFKIETFIPEEYVELLREALNQVNALSIGGNYDNCMAISKVKGSWRALDGSKPFKGNIGEICESEECKVEFCCIKSILKTAINTIRKVHPYEVPVINIIPILNPFDF; translated from the coding sequence ATGAATTTTGAAATTTTTAAAATAGAGACCTTTATCCCAGAAGAATATGTAGAACTTTTAAGAGAAGCTTTAAACCAAGTAAATGCTCTTTCCATAGGAGGAAACTATGACAACTGCATGGCCATTTCAAAAGTCAAAGGCTCATGGAGAGCATTAGATGGCTCTAAACCCTTTAAAGGTAACATAGGGGAAATTTGTGAATCCGAAGAATGTAAAGTAGAATTCTGTTGCATCAAAAGTATATTGAAAACTGCAATTAATACCATAAGAAAAGTTCATCCTTATGAAGTTCCTGTAATTAACATAATCCCCATTTTAAATCCATTTGATTTTTAA
- a CDS encoding nuclear transport factor 2 family protein: MRRFGTQYLGKSLKMWEIFHNSTENHAEIREVLKSLQDGYSERNLEKVNTFIDELFVAGKDTHVLGTGTGELYLGSDNVKELIAGDWEYWGDVNIDWQNAHISVEGNVAWFATNGSVKYTFEDAPEKYDRHVKYIKEKVQESGLTPKQKISFINWFLTLVYHQREDNMREYLWPLDLSGVILKDAGKWKIAHLQFSIPKPIFPDERFESSEEYIMSYNEQNDMVNKYKNNQMTKELKTLVKSLEKEFFGQKYISKEIVNKYFAVDNLPYVIGPENQWYCGAEEIRKFFNDNDDSTLSLDLEHAIASKSGEISWITVTGVLKQRLTEDELAQRTLEELDNLVNADLTSKEKIFGIQRNISYVLKESAIGPNYTCPIRLTAVILNQNEDPVFEHIHFSFPFYWIMEGKLDDVV; this comes from the coding sequence ATGAGAAGATTTGGGACACAATATTTAGGCAAATCATTAAAAATGTGGGAGATATTTCATAACTCTACAGAGAATCACGCAGAGATTAGAGAAGTTCTTAAGAGTTTACAAGATGGATATTCTGAGAGAAATTTAGAAAAAGTTAATACTTTTATAGATGAACTTTTTGTAGCAGGAAAGGATACACATGTTCTAGGTACTGGTACCGGAGAGCTGTATTTAGGCAGTGACAACGTAAAAGAATTGATTGCAGGGGATTGGGAATACTGGGGTGATGTAAATATAGATTGGCAAAATGCACATATTTCTGTTGAAGGTAATGTGGCTTGGTTTGCAACTAATGGCTCAGTAAAATATACTTTTGAAGATGCACCGGAAAAGTATGATCGACATGTTAAGTATATAAAAGAGAAGGTCCAAGAGAGTGGACTTACACCAAAGCAAAAGATTTCTTTTATTAATTGGTTTTTGACTCTAGTATATCATCAACGTGAGGACAATATGAGGGAATACTTATGGCCATTGGATTTAAGTGGAGTTATTTTAAAGGATGCTGGCAAGTGGAAAATTGCTCATCTTCAATTTTCTATACCAAAACCTATTTTCCCAGATGAACGTTTTGAAAGCTCAGAAGAATATATAATGAGTTACAATGAGCAAAATGATATGGTTAATAAGTATAAAAATAACCAGATGACTAAAGAACTAAAAACTTTGGTTAAAAGTTTAGAAAAAGAATTCTTTGGGCAAAAATATATTTCAAAGGAAATTGTGAACAAGTATTTTGCAGTAGATAATCTCCCATATGTAATTGGTCCAGAAAATCAGTGGTATTGTGGTGCTGAAGAAATAAGGAAATTTTTTAATGATAATGATGATTCCACACTCTCTCTAGATTTAGAACATGCAATTGCATCAAAATCTGGTGAGATTTCTTGGATAACAGTTACAGGAGTATTAAAGCAAAGATTGACAGAAGATGAGCTGGCTCAACGTACTCTTGAAGAATTGGATAATTTAGTTAATGCTGATCTTACTTCAAAAGAAAAGATATTTGGTATTCAAAGAAATATCTCATATGTATTAAAGGAAAGTGCTATAGGGCCAAACTATACTTGTCCAATCAGGCTAACTGCAGTAATTTTAAATCAGAACGAAGACCCTGTATTTGAGCACATACATTTTTCATTTCCATTCTATTGGATAATGGAAGGAAAATTAGATGATGTTGTATAG